The Saprospiraceae bacterium genome includes a window with the following:
- a CDS encoding MATE family efflux transporter encodes MMERIKNFIALFKEALRGEERDYTEGSINKAIFLLAIPMILELSLESVFAVVDMFFVGRLGENAIAVVGYTESVITIIYSVAIGLSTAATAIIARRVGEKNPEQASRSAMQAMMISGVITVFLSIAGVIFAGDILRFMGATEDVVAEGQIFTSIMFGGSAVIIFLFLINGIFRGAGNAALAMRSLWIASIINIVLDPIFIYGIGPWDGMGLQGAAWATCIGRGSGIVFQVYHMIYGQGLIKIKKADLIPDFKIIKSLIHLAWPATFQFVIASGSWIILTKLIAETGGTTASAGYQIAIRNVVFFILPAWGLSNAAATLTGQNLGAGKYDRVYKSVMIASKYNAIFMSVVMMLFLIFPGPIISIFTADPEVIRVGTEALRIIGSGFVFYGIGMVMIQAMNGAGDTCTPTIINFAGFWLFQIPLAYFMTLYLDFGITGAFAAIPIAESVIALVAWIYFRKGNWKNIKV; translated from the coding sequence ATGATGGAACGTATCAAAAATTTTATTGCACTTTTCAAAGAAGCTTTACGCGGAGAGGAGAGAGATTATACGGAAGGAAGTATTAATAAAGCCATCTTTCTATTGGCGATACCGATGATTCTGGAACTGAGTCTTGAAAGTGTTTTTGCAGTGGTAGATATGTTTTTTGTGGGAAGACTGGGCGAAAATGCAATCGCTGTGGTAGGTTACACCGAGTCGGTGATTACTATTATTTATTCTGTTGCAATAGGATTGAGTACGGCTGCAACGGCTATCATAGCCCGGCGGGTAGGAGAAAAAAATCCGGAACAGGCATCCAGATCAGCGATGCAGGCGATGATGATTTCAGGTGTTATCACCGTTTTTCTGAGTATTGCGGGTGTTATTTTTGCCGGAGACATTCTTAGGTTTATGGGCGCTACAGAAGATGTAGTGGCCGAAGGACAGATTTTTACTTCCATCATGTTTGGGGGTAGTGCAGTAATCATTTTTTTATTTCTGATCAATGGTATATTCAGAGGTGCCGGCAACGCTGCTCTGGCAATGAGAAGTTTGTGGATAGCCAGCATTATAAATATTGTGCTCGATCCGATCTTTATATACGGCATCGGCCCATGGGATGGTATGGGACTTCAGGGTGCTGCCTGGGCAACCTGCATCGGACGTGGCTCGGGAATTGTGTTTCAGGTGTATCACATGATATACGGGCAGGGACTTATCAAAATCAAAAAAGCAGATCTTATTCCCGACTTTAAAATTATCAAATCCCTGATACATCTGGCATGGCCGGCAACTTTCCAGTTTGTTATAGCATCCGGAAGCTGGATTATTCTTACAAAACTGATAGCAGAAACCGGTGGAACAACAGCGTCTGCCGGGTATCAGATAGCTATCAGAAATGTGGTATTTTTTATACTTCCGGCATGGGGACTCAGTAATGCAGCGGCTACACTGACAGGACAAAATCTGGGTGCAGGAAAATATGACAGGGTTTATAAAAGTGTGATGATCGCATCAAAATACAATGCCATTTTTATGTCTGTGGTGATGATGTTGTTTTTGATTTTTCCCGGTCCGATTATCTCTATTTTTACCGCTGATCCTGAAGTAATCAGGGTGGGTACAGAAGCATTGCGTATTATCGGAAGCGGATTTGTTTTTTATGGAATCGGTATGGTCATGATTCAGGCAATGAATGGAGCCGGAGATACCTGTACGCCAACGATTATCAATTTTGCGGGATTCTGGCTCTTTCAGATTCCTTTGGCATATTTTATGACTTTGTATCTTGATTTCGGAATCACAGGAGCATTTGCTGCAATTCCTATTGCGGAGTCGGTCATTGCATTGGTCGCCTGGATATATTTCAGAAAAGGAAACTGGAAAAATATTAAGGTGTAA
- the smpB gene encoding SsrA-binding protein SmpB — MAKLVTKEIVNRKAKFEFQFLQQFEAGLVLTGTEVKALRQGLANLNDAYCVFDHGNLLVKNMFIAEYDHGTIYNHAARRDRRLLLRKTELKKLERRVTEKGLTIVPYRLFFSERGFAKLEVSLAQGKKSFDKRESIKERDSQRDLDRIKKIKL, encoded by the coding sequence ATGGCCAAGTTAGTCACAAAAGAGATTGTCAATAGAAAAGCAAAATTTGAGTTTCAGTTTTTGCAGCAGTTTGAAGCAGGACTCGTGCTCACGGGTACTGAAGTCAAAGCCCTGCGTCAAGGTCTGGCTAATCTCAATGATGCTTACTGTGTATTTGATCATGGAAATTTGTTAGTCAAAAATATGTTTATTGCAGAATACGATCACGGTACCATCTACAACCACGCAGCACGTAGAGACAGGAGACTGTTGCTCAGAAAAACAGAACTGAAAAAACTCGAAAGACGCGTTACTGAAAAAGGACTTACTATTGTTCCCTACAGATTATTTTTCAGTGAGAGGGGTTTTGCAAAACTCGAAGTATCACTGGCACAAGGCAAAAAGTCTTTTGACAAGCGGGAATCCATCAAGGAAAGAGACTCCCAACGCGATCTGGACCGGATCAAAAAAATAAAATTGTGA
- a CDS encoding T9SS type A sorting domain-containing protein produces the protein MKKIFIFCIVSILGSVTILHSQERYAKIIDFDKKPQNASEIIKYENNYYVNITGVCLDLDGYLTEACSGIIKIDENLSILDSIIINNFSIGIKSLLIDTITEQFFYSGEDYFKNKIAQEYKVYKYNINKLEKSETISLQNKEQYNRKYFQITGEVTDNYIFVGGTFNELDDKQTESLLFFLRPNNSDTSIIVNFAQSTYLWNSLIDTKNQLNLALMSSMIGGFRQAHILKFDENLNQIWHWTSENIDYIQKPYICELNDGRIVITVSDPVAPKIASLEAINPDKSRSWKYRFPDISGKIQRRVYRIKTLQNGDIIGMGGYGNSNLNLDTKITEVPYVFRMSPSGQLLWEKAFYRTRPVVDYCLGSLHDVIELENGDLLAVGRIDNYLEYDPVVFQGRPDPDILIIRMDANGCIDSECKTITKIETTTVSTIDHDHFGSETFLFPNPGSQEMELFNHDLVGALHIYDIQGKLVHTLPEPQHTLDISKLPSGLYIVHIVLNNNKSIRQKIMVK, from the coding sequence ATGAAGAAGATATTTATTTTTTGCATCGTTTCAATCTTGGGATCTGTAACGATTTTGCATAGTCAGGAGCGGTATGCAAAGATTATTGATTTTGATAAAAAACCCCAAAACGCAAGTGAAATTATTAAATACGAAAATAATTATTATGTAAATATTACTGGGGTATGTCTTGACTTAGATGGTTATTTAACCGAAGCATGTAGTGGAATCATTAAAATTGATGAAAATTTATCAATTTTGGACAGTATTATCATTAATAATTTTAGCATTGGAATTAAATCTCTACTAATTGATACGATTACGGAACAATTTTTTTATTCTGGTGAAGACTACTTTAAGAACAAAATTGCTCAGGAATATAAGGTTTATAAATATAATATAAATAAACTTGAAAAATCAGAAACAATTTCACTACAAAATAAAGAGCAATATAATCGGAAATATTTCCAAATTACTGGTGAGGTTACAGACAATTATATTTTCGTTGGTGGCACATTTAATGAACTTGATGATAAACAAACAGAATCATTATTGTTTTTTTTAAGACCTAATAATTCAGATACTTCTATCATTGTTAATTTTGCCCAATCTACCTACCTATGGAATTCATTAATCGATACTAAAAATCAACTGAATTTAGCTTTAATGTCTAGTATGATTGGTGGTTTCCGCCAAGCCCATATCTTGAAGTTTGACGAAAATTTAAACCAAATTTGGCATTGGACATCCGAAAATATAGATTATATACAGAAGCCTTATATATGTGAATTAAATGACGGTAGAATTGTAATCACAGTATCTGATCCTGTCGCACCCAAAATTGCTTCCTTGGAAGCCATCAATCCCGACAAATCCAGATCCTGGAAATACCGATTTCCGGATATTAGTGGCAAAATACAAAGAAGGGTGTACAGAATCAAAACACTTCAAAACGGGGATATCATCGGTATGGGTGGGTATGGTAATAGCAATCTCAATCTGGATACTAAAATTACTGAAGTGCCTTATGTATTCCGGATGTCACCAAGCGGACAACTGCTTTGGGAGAAAGCATTTTACAGAACCCGTCCTGTAGTTGACTATTGTCTTGGGAGCCTACACGATGTGATTGAGCTTGAAAACGGGGATCTGCTCGCAGTTGGCCGAATAGATAATTATTTGGAATATGATCCTGTGGTCTTTCAGGGAAGACCTGATCCTGATATCCTTATCATACGCATGGATGCCAATGGATGTATAGATTCTGAATGTAAAACGATAACAAAAATAGAGACCACAACTGTAAGCACGATAGATCATGACCACTTCGGGTCTGAAACTTTCCTTTTCCCTAACCCGGGTAGTCAGGAGATGGAGCTTTTTAATCATGATCTTGTAGGCGCCCTTCACATTTATGACATTCAGGGCAAACTTGTACATACCCTGCCAGAACCACAACATACCTTAGACATCAGCAAGCTACCGTCAGGTTTATACATTGTCCACATCGTTTTAAATAACAATAAGTCAATCAGGCAGAAGATTATGGTAAAGTGA